A single region of the Nocardioides aquaticus genome encodes:
- the moaC gene encoding cyclic pyranopterin monophosphate synthase MoaC: MNDDGPARLTHVDEQGAARMVDVSAKDVTTRTARASGRVLVSAEVVGLLRGEGVPKGDALGVARVAGIMGAKLTPTLVPLCHPLAISGVTVDLEVLDDAVAIGATVRTTDRTGVEMEALTAVSVAALTLVDMVKAVDKAAVITDVRVETKSGGRSGDWAR; this comes from the coding sequence GTGAACGACGACGGACCGGCGCGTCTCACCCACGTCGACGAGCAGGGCGCGGCGCGGATGGTCGACGTCAGCGCCAAGGACGTGACCACGCGGACCGCCCGGGCCTCCGGCCGGGTCCTGGTCTCCGCCGAGGTCGTCGGGCTGCTGCGCGGCGAGGGCGTGCCGAAGGGCGACGCGCTCGGGGTCGCCCGGGTCGCGGGGATCATGGGCGCCAAGCTCACCCCGACCCTGGTGCCGCTGTGCCACCCGCTGGCGATCTCCGGGGTCACCGTCGACCTCGAGGTGCTCGACGACGCCGTCGCGATCGGCGCCACCGTCCGGACGACCGACCGGACCGGGGTCGAGATGGAGGCCCTGACCGCGGTGTCGGTGGCCGCGCTGACGCTGGTCGACATGGTCAAGGCCGTCGACAAGGCCGCGGTGATCACCGACGTGCGCGTGGAGACCAAGAGCGGCGGCCGGTCCGGGGACTGGGCGCGATGA
- a CDS encoding MogA/MoaB family molybdenum cofactor biosynthesis protein: MSGTTRHPQVEPRGSLGAAVVVASNRAAAGVYEDTTGPLIVDALRDLGFAVGAPVVVPDGEPVGEAVRAAAGAGVRVVLTTGGTGLTPTDRTPEVTRALLDHEVPGIAEAIRAYGVAQGVPTAILSRGLAGVVGHTLVVNLPGSRGGVKDGLAVLAPVLVHAAEQVVGSDH, encoded by the coding sequence ATGAGCGGGACGACGCGCCACCCGCAGGTGGAGCCGCGCGGTTCGCTCGGCGCCGCCGTCGTGGTGGCGTCGAACCGGGCCGCGGCCGGGGTCTACGAGGACACCACCGGCCCGCTGATCGTCGACGCCCTGCGCGACCTGGGCTTCGCGGTGGGGGCGCCGGTGGTGGTGCCCGACGGTGAGCCGGTCGGCGAGGCCGTGCGGGCCGCGGCGGGGGCCGGCGTACGGGTCGTGCTCACCACCGGCGGCACCGGGCTGACCCCCACCGACCGCACGCCGGAGGTGACCCGGGCGCTGCTCGACCACGAGGTGCCCGGGATCGCCGAGGCGATCCGCGCGTACGGCGTCGCCCAGGGCGTGCCGACCGCGATCCTCTCGCGCGGCCTGGCCGGCGTCGTGGGGCACACGCTCGTGGTGAACCTCCCCGGCTCGCGGGGCGGGGTGAAGGACGGGCTCGCGGTGCTGGCGCCGGTCCTGGTCCACGCCGCCGAGCAGGTCGTCGGGAGCGACCACTGA
- a CDS encoding GNAT family N-acetyltransferase, which produces MSLRPLARGDAEAWREARRRSAAWLVRWDATVPPGGSTRPASYGALVRRMNRQAREGTTFPFAIEVDGDFAGQVTVNNVVRGSAQFASVGYWIDQRFAGRGVMPRAVAMTIDHCFGPLGLHRVEVAIRPENTNSLRVVEKLGIPEVGYAPRFLHIDGDWRDHRLYAITAEDVPGGLVARYEQTLAG; this is translated from the coding sequence GTGTCGCTGCGCCCCCTGGCCCGCGGCGACGCCGAGGCCTGGCGCGAGGCCCGCCGCCGCAGCGCGGCCTGGCTGGTGCGGTGGGACGCGACCGTGCCGCCCGGTGGGTCGACCCGCCCCGCGTCGTACGGCGCCCTGGTGCGCCGGATGAACCGCCAGGCGCGCGAGGGCACCACGTTCCCGTTCGCGATCGAGGTCGACGGCGACTTCGCCGGGCAGGTGACGGTCAACAACGTCGTCCGCGGCTCGGCGCAGTTCGCCTCGGTCGGCTACTGGATCGACCAGCGCTTCGCCGGCCGCGGCGTGATGCCCCGCGCCGTCGCGATGACCATCGACCACTGCTTCGGCCCGCTCGGGCTGCACCGCGTCGAGGTCGCCATCCGCCCGGAGAACACCAACTCGCTGCGGGTGGTGGAGAAGCTCGGCATCCCCGAGGTCGGCTACGCGCCCCGCTTCCTGCACATCGACGGCGACTGGCGCGACCACCGCCTCTACGCGATCACCGCCGAGGACGTCCCCGGGGGCCTGGTGGCGCGGTACGAGCAGACGCTGGCGGGGTAG